The following proteins come from a genomic window of Pseudochaenichthys georgianus chromosome 17, fPseGeo1.2, whole genome shotgun sequence:
- the LOC117461990 gene encoding leucine-rich repeat-containing protein 30-like: protein MGGKQSHGFSSKELNEGSGRQRSKGSSRDGQPSLSSAAERFRKHTTVHFGYNTLSLAMRALVETPSELWELREVQKLNLSMNCLSSLPPALGALDNLVILNLWGNNLSSLPVEISLLKKLRVLFACRNRLSEVPEELGRCTRLEVLSLANNQITGLPNSLGAMHNLTKLNLSHNRIVHIPTCVYSMKGLVFLQLACNRLETIADQIQDLVNLKILIVEGNSIHSLPKTLCFLESLELLNVDFNDLQNVPVELYLLSRLERLACHPMDKGLHIIHNPLLKPIKEVLQGGLSALYNYLKPT from the coding sequence ATGGGTGGGAAGCAATCTCACGGCTTCTCCAGCAAGGAGCTGAATGAGGGGAGTGGTCGTCAACGAAGCAAAGGTTCTTCTCGAGACGGCCAGCCCAGCCTGTCGTCCGCTGCCGAGAGGTTCCGCAAACACACCACGGTTCACTTTGGCTACAACACACTCAGCCTGGCCATGCGGGCGCTTGTCGAGACCCCCTCTGAACTGTGGGAGCTCCGGGAAGTGCAGAAGCTAAACTTGTCCATGAACTGCCTGAGCTCCCTGCCCCCTGCCCTGGGAGCTCTGGACAATCTTGTGATACTCAACTTGTGGGGGAACAACCTTTCAAGTCTACCGGTGGAGATCAGCCTCCTGAAGAAGCTGCGCGTGCTCTTCGCCTGTCGAAACCGCCTGAGCGAAGTCCCCGAGGAGCTGGGGCGCTGCACCCGCCTGGAGGTGCTCAGCCTGGCCAACAACCAGATCACGGGCCTCCCCAACAGCCTGGGGGCCATGCACAATCTGACCAAACTCAACCTCAGCCACAACCGCATCGTTCACATCCCCACCTGCGTCTACAGCATGAAGGGTCTGGTTTTTCTTCAACTGGCTTGCAACCGCCTGGAGACCATCGCCGACCAGATCCAGGACTTAGTTAATCTGAAGATCCTCATCGTGGAGGGAAACAGTATCCACTCACTGCCCAAGACACTGTGCTTCCTGGAGTCTTTAGAACTCCTCAATGTTGACTTCAATGACCTGCAAAATGTGCCAGTGGAATTGTACCTACTCAGCAGACTCGAGAGGTTGGCCTGCCACCCCATGGATAAAGGACTTCATATTATCCACAACCCCCTCCTCAAGCCTATCAAGGAGGTGCTGCAAGGAGGTCTCAGTGCCCTCTATAACTACCTCAAGCCCACGTGA